The following is a genomic window from Pseudomonas parafulva.
AGCGGATGTGCTGCTCGCGGCCATAGCGGGCCGCGGCCTGGCGGACCTGGGCGATGCGTTCGCGGACCTGTGCCAGTGGCTCGCCCCACATCATGTACACGTCGGCGTGCTTGGCCGCGACGTCCACTGCAGCGTCCGAGGCGCCGGAGAAGTACACCGGCAGACTGGCCACCGGCTTGACCAAGGTGAGGTTGTCCTGCACGCGGTAGTGCGGGCCGTGGTGATCGAACGGCGCGGTCTGGGTCCAGGTGTTGCGCAGAACCTCGAGATACTCGTCGGTACGGGCATAGCGAGCATCCTTGTCGAGGAAGTCGCCGTCGCGTTGCAGGTCGCCGCTGTCGCCCCCGGTGATCACGTTGATCGAAGCGCGGCCACGGCTGAGCTGGTCAAGGGTGGCGAACTGGCGCGCGGCGAAAGTCGGCGCCTGGAAGCCGGGGCGGTGCGCGACCAACAGGCCGATGCGTTCGGTCAATGCCGCCACGTAGGTGGCGAGGATCATCGAGTCTGGCGCGCTGGTGTTGACTGCCAGCAACGCCTTGTCGAAACCGGCGTATTCCTGGGCCTGGGCGAACGCCTTGATGAACTCGAGGTCGACTAGCGGGCCGCGTGGGGCCTGCGATTCGCTGCTTTCCTGGGGGCCGATGAGGCCGATGAATTCGAGGCTCATACCGTAGTGCTCCTGTTGTCGAAAAGGGTCTTGGGTCAAGGGCGCGCGCTATCGCTTGCCCGCAGTACTCGGCGTAGCGGTCAGACCGCCACAGGCAATACGCTGCGCGAGTGTCCTGGTATCGCCTCGATCAATGCCCGTGTGTAGTCGCTGGAGGGGCGGCTGAACACCTGCGCCGCCGGCCCTTGCTCGACCACGTGCCCGCGCTGCAGCACCAGGACCTGGTCGGCCACGCTCGCCACAACCGCCAGATCGTGGGACACCAGCACATAGGCCATGCCCAGATCGCGCTGCAGCTCATCGAGCAGGGCGAGAATCTGCGCCTGTACCGAAACGTCCAGCGCGCTGACCGGCTCGTCGAGCAGCAGCACCTCAGGCTTCAGCGCCAAGGCGCGAGCGATGGCGACCCGTTGGCGTTGCCCGCCTGACAATTCCCGGGGCAGGCGATCGAGAAACGCCACGGGCAGGTGCACGCGCGCGATGAGTTCGCGGGCCTTGAGTTCCAGGGCCTGGCCCTTGAGCAGCCCGAACGACACCAGCGGCTCGACGAGGCTGTCGAACACGGTGAAGCGCGGATCGAGCGCGGCGAAGGGGTTCTGCTGCACCAGTTGAATGCGTCGACGCAGCGGGCGGAGCTGGCGCCAGCTGTAGTCGCTGACATCCTGGCCGAACCACTCGACGCGTCCCTGATCAGGCCTTTCCAGACCCAGCGCAATGCGCAGCGCAGTGCTCTTGCCTGAACCCGATTCGCCGACGATGGCCAGCGTCTGCCCGGCGTGGACCTCCAGGCTCAGCCCATGCAAGGCGGTGAAGGGCGTATCCTGCCCTGGCAACGCGAAGCGTTTGCCCACCGCGTCCAGACGCAGCATTGGGCGCTGTGAGGTGACCTGTTGTGGCCTGTGACGCGGCACGAAAGCAAGCGCTGCGTCGAGCAGACTGCGGGTGTAGGGCTGCTGTGCACCCCACAATATCTGTCGGGGCGTACCCTGCTCGACACATTGGCCCTGGCGCATCACCAGCAGCCGGTCGGCGCGATCACAGGCCATCCCCAGGTCATGGGTGATGATCAGCAGCGAGATGCCGCGCTCGGCGACCAGTTGTTGCAGGTGGTCGAGGATGCGGCGCTGCACCGTCACGTCCAGTGCGCTGGTGGGCTCGTCAGCGATGATCAGCCGTGGCTCGCCGGCCAGGGCGATGGCGATCAACACCCGTTGACGCATCCCGCCAGACAGTTCGTGGGGGTACTGGCGAGCGCGTACTGAGGGCTCGTCGAGGCCGACCTGGGTCAGCAGCGCGAGCACGTCGGCCTCCAGACCCGGGTAGCGCCGGCCACGGGCCAGGAGCAGGGCTTCGGCGATCTGCCGACCAATGCGCAGCGTGGGATTGAGGCTCACCATCGGGTCCTGCGGCACCAGGCCGATGGCGCGTCCGCGCAACTGCTGCCAGGTACGCTCGCGGGCCTGGGCCCTGTCGATGCCGTCGATCCGCAGTTGTCCGTGGTCGATGCTGGCAGTGCCCGGCAGCAGTCCAAGCAAGGCGTTGGCCAGGGTCGACTTGCCGCAGCCGGACTCCCCGACGATGGCCAGCGTTTCGCCCTGGTCAAGGCTGAACGACAGCCGGCGTACGGCGTGCGTGCGCTGCCCGGCGACGGTGTAGCTGATATCCAGTTCGTGTACGTCGATCAAGGCTTGCGTACTCATCGGGCATGCTCCTCGGCGCTACGCGCCAAGTGATTGAGGCTGAACACCACGACCACGACGAACAGGCCCGGCAACAGCGACACCCAGGGCGCGGTGATCAGGAAATGACGGCCATTGGCAATGAGCGTGCCCCATTCCGCTGCGGGCGGTGCGGCGCCAAAGCCAAGGAAACTCAGTCCGGCGGTGGCCAGGATCGCGGCACCGAAATCCAGTGTCGCAAGCACTGCCACTGGGCCCCAGGCATTGGGTAGCACATGGCGCAGCAACGTGCGCAGCCAACTGGCGCCACCCAGCCGGGCGGCCTCCACATAGGGCAGGGTTTTGATGCGCAGTACTTCGGCCCGTGTGGTACGCGCAAAGCCTGGAACGATGCCGATGCCCACGGCGATTGCCACGGGCACCGTACCGAAACCAATGGCGGTGACGATCGCCAGCGCCAGCAGCAGGCCAGGCAACGCCAGCAACACATCGATCAGGCGCATCAGCGCGGCATCGAGGCGTGCGCCGGCAAAGCCTGCCAGCGCGCCCAGGCCCAAGCCGCCGACCAGCGCAATCGTCACCGCCAGCAGTGCCGCCAGCACCGACAGGCGCGCACCGTAGATCACTCGCGCATACAGGTCACGGCCCAACTCGTCGGTCCCAAACCAGTGGACCAGGCTGGGCGCGCTGAGCTTGTCGGCGGGCGACGTGGCGTAGGGGTCGAAGCTGCTCAGCCATTGCGGGACCAGTGCCGCGAGCAAGGCAAACAGCACGATCAGCAGCGCCAGGCTGACACTGGGCCTGCGCAGCAGCGCGATCATGGCCTGTCGGGTCCGCTGCAGGCGCGTGCGGCGCTTCCAGAGGTGGCAAGTGCGATCGGAACCAACGGTATGCCTGGCGTCGAGCCGAGGATGCGATAGGTCAATGGTCATTTCAGCTCACCTTGGCCGTAGGGCTGATGCGTGGGTCGAGCCAGGGGTAGAGCAGGTCGACGATCAGGTTCACCGCCACGAAGGCAGCGGCCGCTACCGCGACGATCGCCAGCACCACGGGAATGTCCTGGCGCAGCACCGCCTCCTGGGCCAGGCGCCCGACGCCGTTACGCGAATAGATGGTCTCCACCAGCACTGCACCGGACACCGTGTTACCGACCTGAAGGCCTACCAGCGTCAGCAGCGGCAAGGCTGCGTTGCGCAGGCCATGGCGAGCCTGCACCTGAGCCCGGCTCAGCCCTTTGGCGAACGCGGTGACGATGTAGGGTTGCTGCCATACACCTTGAAAACCTCGCTGCAGCACTTGGGCATACAGGGCCGCGCTGGGGATCGCCAAGGTGATAGCAGGCAGCACCAGGCTGGCAAACCCCTGGCTGCCGGTGGCCGGAAACCAATCCAGGGCGAAGGCGAACACCTGGATCAGCAGCAACCCCATCCAGAACACCGGGATCGAGAAACCCAGCGACGGCAGGCGCGCCAGTGCGGTTTTCAGCGGCCGGTACTGCACGTAGGCGGTCAGATAGGCCAGCCCGATGCCGGCTACCAGCGACAGGACGATGGCGCTACCGGCCAGGGCCAGGGTCTGAGGCAGCCGCTCGGCCAGTAGCCCGCTGACAGGACGGCCCAGCGACAACGACTGCCCCAGGTCGCCGTGCACGGCGCGCCAGAGCAGATCGGCATATTGTGCGAACACCCCTTTATCCAGCCCGTAGTAAGCCCGAGCCTTGGCCAGGTCTTGCGGCGACAAACCATCGGCTTCCATGCCTGATGCGCTGAGCATGATCGCCAAGGTATCGCCCGGCAGCAGGTAGAGAATGAAGTAGGTGGCGGTGTAGGCGCCCCAGAGCACCAGCAGGGCCTGGCCGATACGGCCGATGAGGTAGCGTGTCATGGCTGCCCCACCTGGATGTCGCCCAACAGCGCGAAGCCTTCTGCCGTCCAGCGAAAATCTTTGATCCGGGGGGCGGTCGCAGCCTGCCACACGCGTTCGTACAGTGGAAACGCCGAGGCCTGGTCGATCAGCAGGTCCTGCAACTGGCCGTAGGCGTGGGCGCGTTGCGCGTCCTGGGTCGCGGTCATGCCGTTGTCGAACAGGGTCTGGGCCTGGGTCAAAACGGTGGGTTCGTAGAGGTTGGTGGCCAATGTGGCGCTGTTGGCTGCACGTGGATCGAGAATGGTCTGCAGGATGATTGGGTCGGCGCGGGTCATGTAGGTCGACGTCAGGTCGTAGTTGCCGGACGCGTTGCCCGCGACCCACTCGGCACGCGTGAGCACGTTGAGCTTGAGGTCGATGCCGACCTTGCGCAGTTGGTCCTGTACCAGCACGTCACCCGCGCTTTCGGCCGGCGTCAGGTTGTAGCGCAGGGTCAGGCGTTGGCCGTTCTTGTAACGGTAACCATCGGGCCCCGTGTGCCAGCCAGCAGACTCGAGCAGTTGCTCAGCGCCTCGGGGGTCATGGGCAAGCTTGTCGCTTTGCGGTTTGAAGTAGGGCGTGGTGACGTCGTACACCCCGCTCACCACCGGGAAGCGGGCATTGAACACGGTGTGGGCGTAGCCGGTGCGGTCGATGGCTTTCTGCACGGCCAGGCGTACTTGGCGGTCACCCAGCAGACGACCGTTGCGCGTATTGGGATAAAGATTCAGCGCAGGGCCCGGCAGTGATCGGCTTTGAATGGTGGCGCCCTTGGACTTAAGCAAGGTCAGGTCGACTTCCGAAAACGGATTGCGCGGCCACAGGATGTCGACCTTGCCCTGTAGGAACAGGCCGTTGCGTACGCTTTCCTCGGGGATGTAGCTGATTTGCACCGCCTCCATATACGCAGGCCCCGGATTGCGCGCGTTGGCCGATGGCCAGGCATAGTCGGCACGTCTGACCAGGCGCGCGCCGACTTCCGGGGTGTACTGCTCAAGGATGAAAGGGCCGGTGCCGATGATCTTGCCTGACGAGCGCTGCTGGGCACTCAACCGGTAGCTGGCCGGCGCGAGAATCGAGAGGTTGGTGGTGGAGGTGGCTTGCAGGAAACCGGCATTGGGCCTTGCCAGGGTCAGGCGAACGGTGAAGTCGTCGATCACTTCGGCATGGTCGTAGCCAGCCAGATACGTCGCGCCGAAGGTAGCGGGCAACTGCGCGGCAAAGGCCTTGTTGCTGTCGAAGGCGGTTTTCACCGCCTGGGCGTCGAAACGCTCACCGTTGCTGAAGCTCACGTCCTGACGCAGATGGAAGGTGTACTTCAAGGCGTCGCTGCTGATCTCCCAGCGTTTGGCCAGCCAGGGAATGATGCGACCGGTCTGCGGATCCTGGTCGGTCAGCGACTCGGCGACGTTGCGCAGCAGCACCCGGTGTTCCAGCCAGTAGACCTGGAAAGGATCGAGGCTGACCAACGTGGTGTTGTCGCCCCAGAAGGCGATGCTCAACGTCTTGCTGACCGCGCTGTCGTCGGTCGGTGAGCAGGCGGCAAGCGTCATGGCCAGGGCGCTGCTGGCCAGCAGGCGAAGGAATGAAGGCATGGAGCGGTCCTTGATAGAGAGTCGGGGCGGCAGAAGGCGGTTGCGATCGATCAGTCCTGGTAATCGAGGCCTTCGCGGTCCAACTGGCGAATGAGCGCGTCCCAATGCCGCTGGATGCTTTCGCCCTTGCCATCGGAAAAGCGCTTGGATTGCTCGTGCACCTTGGCGATGGCCGCAGGCGAGGCATGCAGGAGCTGATCGTTGCCGCCGGCCTGGGCCGCGATCTGGATAGCGCAGGCCCGCTCCAGGCCATGCAGTTCGCGAAACGCGTGCTCGACGCTGATGCCGCCGGTGAGCAGACCATGGTTGCGCAGGATAAGGATGTTGCTGTGGCCCAGATTAGCGACCAGCCGCTGTTGCTCGTCCAGATCCAGGGCCACGCCTTCGTAGTCGTGGTAGGCCACGCGGCTGTAGTAAGCCAGGGCGTGCTGGGAGATCGGCAACAGACCGTCACGCTGGGCCGAAACCGCGGCTCCATCGCGGGTATGGGTGTGCAGCACGGCGGCGAGGTCTGGGCGGGCGCGGTGGATGGCGCTGTGGATCACATAGCCTGCCTGGTTGATGCCCAGGCCCGAGGGGTCGTCGATGAGCGTACCGTCCACATCGACCTTGACCAGGTTCGAGGCGGTGATCTCGTCGAACAGCAGGCCGAAAGGATTGATCAGGAAATGCTCGTGCGGCCCGGGCACCCGGGCGGAGAAATGCGTGTAGATGTGATCGGTCCAGCGAAACAGGGCGGCCAGGCGGTAGGCAGCAGCCAGCTTGACCCGCACCTCCCACTCCTGGGCGCTGACTCGATCTCGTACAGGTTCCAGGCGGGCGGAAACGGCAGACAGTGAGCTCATGAAGGTTCTCCGGTAATCAGGCGTATTGAGTGGTGTGGCGCACTGCTTTCGAACGGCTCAGGGTGGCTCGGGCATGAGCGCCGCGCGACCGACCTGGCCGAACACCGTGTCGTCCTGGGGGGTGTGGATCCGGCTGCAGAGCACATCACGGTAGTGCCGCTCCAGGGCGTTGCGCCGTGACAAGCCAGGATTGCCCGCGGCCTCGATGGCCAGCTCGACCGCGTTGATGGCGTTGCTGCTAACCAGGTGTTTGAGCTGCCCGGCGTGGGCCTGATCGACCTGTCCAGCGGCGGCCGACTCGAGCAGGGTGTGGCTGGCGAACAACAGCGTGTCGATACGACCGAGCACGTCCTGAAAGCGCGGCAGGCTGGCCAGCGGCGCACCCAAATGGGAAGGGATGCGTTGCGTGAAAAAGTTCGCCAGCCAGTCACGCGCAGCGCGGGCAACGCCGTCGTAGACCGTCGGTAGCAACACGGCCATCCACAACAGGCCCTGTCCATCGAGTTCGGTTTTCGGCGCACTGGCCGGGCTGACGCTGACGGCGTGGTCCAGGGGAATCAACACCTCGTCGAACCGCACCTGATGGCTGCAGGTGGCGCGCATGCCCAGGTGATCCCAATCGTCGAGGATGGTGATGCCGGGCGAGTCGCGATGGACCAGGAAGCCACCGACCAGTGGATCGGCGTCGTCGCTGCGGGCCCACACCAGCAGCCAGCTGAGGCCGTGGCTACCGGTGGAATAGATTTTGCCTCCATTCAGGCGCCAACCTTCGGCGGTGCGCCGTGCGACGGTGGCCGGAAGTCCGCCTCTAGCCGGCGTTCCCTGCTCAGGCTCGACGCGCAGGGCGTTGATCAGCGCACCCTGTTGCACGGCCTCACGGGCCACGCGCTCACGCAGATGGCGTGGCCAGCGCCTGTCGTCCTGCAGCCGGGCGTGTTGCAGGTATTGCATGACCAGGATCAGCGCGGTCGCTGGGTCGCCCTGGGCGACGGCTGAAATCACACGGCGTGCGCACGCCAGGTCTGCGCCTGCGCCGCCGAGGGTGCGGGGTACGGTGAGGGCGAGCAGGCCGTGGCGCTGCAATAGAGCGATGTTGTCTTCAGGGAAACGGGCGCTTCGGTCATAGCGCTCAGCGTTGGCAGCCAGCGCCTGGGTCAGCTCGGCCAGGACGCTGTCTGAGGGGTGACTCATGGGCTCTCATCCCTGAAATACGGTGGCGATGCTAAGACCGTATTCGTATGAATGATCGCTGTAAAAGTCTTTTTAGTTCTATGCTAATTATTTAAATAAGGAATCTAGTCGAAATCACATTATGTTCAAAACGCATTTATTGATCGGCTAGCCGATGCCCCGCGACCTCACCGAACAGTTCCACCGGCTCTTGAAAGCTTCCAAGGTAGCGCGGGTGGAACAGCCAGAGATCCACGTGCGGCTTGAAGTCGGTGATGTTCAGCACATCGAGCGCGTCACGGTGGCTGCTCATGCGCAACAGCGGCTCAGGCACGAGCCCCAGGCCCTGGCCGCTGGCAACCAGCCCCAACTGCAGCTCGGTGCCGAAGGTTTCCAGATTAATCTTCAGGTTCAACCCCAACTCGCTCAATGCCCGCTGCAAACCGGCCCGGAAGCCGCAGCCATCGGGGTTGAGGACCCAGCCACGGGCGTAGCAGTCCCTGAGCTTGCAGTTGCGCTTAGCGGCATTGCTCTTGGCTTCCACCACTTTCAGCGGCATGCGCGCTATCGATCGACTGGCGATACCTTCCGGGAAAATCTTGCCTGGCGGAAACAGTGCGGCTGCGGCATCCAGTTCGCCGTTTTCCATGCGCGCGATCAGGCTGCTACCCCAGCCACTGGTGACTTGGGTCCGCAACTGCGGATAGGCCTCTCTGATCCGACCCAGGGCATCGAGCAACACGACATCGCCCAGCGTCTGCGGTATGCCCAGGCGCAATGTGCCTGATGGCGCACCGTCGCTGGCCACCAGCTCGCGCAGCGAGTCGATCTCGCGCAGGATCGCTTTGCACTGCGCATAGACGCGCAAGCCCATGGGGGTCGGCTTGAGCGGCTTGGTCGTCCGGTCGAGCAGGCTGGCGCCGAGGTCTTGCTCGAAGTTCTGCACGCGGCGAGTGATCGCCGGCTGGGTGATCTGCAGGGCCTCGGCGGCGAGGTTGGTGGACTGGCACCGGATGACCGCGACGAACGCGTCCATGTCATCGATTTTCATGATCGCGCTCACATGATCGAGTGGAGAAATAACGCATCAGCATAATCATTGGAGTGGACAATGCCATCCCCTACAGCAAGTTAAAGCGAATAATGCATATTAGGATATTCCTAAAATCAATTTAGTTTATTTGACGTACTTCGTTAGAGTCGCTTGGCCTGGACGGCACGATGCCGTCCACCCAGCCCCGAGGAAGTCCATGTCCATTCGATCCACGCTGCTGGCCCTCGCCGTAGCCACCTTGCTGGCCAGCCAGGCAGGAGCCGCCGAGCGACTGACCCTGCGTATTGGCGATCAAAAGGGCAACATGCGCGCCCAATTGGAAGCGGCTGACGCCCTGCGTGACCTGCCCTACGACATTCACTGGGCAGAATTCCCCGCCGCCGCGCCGTTGGCCGAGGCGCTCAATGCCGGTGCCATCGACGCCGGCATCATCGGGGACGCACCGCTGCTGTTCGTGCTGGCTTCGGGGGCACCGGTCAAGGCGATCGCGGTGGACAAATCCGATCCCTACGGTACGGCTTTGCTGGTACTTCCCGAGGCGCCGCTGCACAGCGTTATTGACCTCAAAGGCAAGCGCATTGCCACAGGGCGCGGGTCGATTGGTCATCATCTGGCCCTCAAGGCGCTGGATCACGCCGGACTGAGCGAAAAAGACGTGGCGTTCAGGTTCCTGGGACCTGTCGATGCCAAGATCGCGCTGGCCAATGGTTCGGTGGACGCCTGGTCCACATGGGAGCCCTATACCGCCCTGGCCGAGGTCAGCGGGCAAGGCAGGGTGCTGGTCAATGGTCGCGGCCTGTCCAGTGGCAACAGTTTTCTTGCGGCGACCGACCACGCCTTGGGCGAGGCGTCGAAGCGTGCGGCGCTGCAGGACTACCTCACCCGTCTGGCCGATGCGCAGGTCTGGGCCAATCAGCACTTGGACAGCTACTCGAAAACCTTGGCCGCAATCATCGGTTTCCCCGAGCAGGCCGCGCGCCTGCAGTTCGAGCGCCGGAAATTGCGCTGGCAGGTGATCGATGCACAGACCGTGGCCGAGCAGCAGGACACCGCCGACTTCTACCACGCCCATGGCCTGATGAACCAACGCCTGGACGTGACCCCGACCTTCGCCACCGGCTTCACGCTTGCCGAGCGCGCCACGTCCACCGCACAGCCTTGATTGGGGAGACCTCGAAATGCCCATCCGCTATCTACGCCAGCTTGGCCTGGCAGTGCTGGCCACTGTATTGCTCCCTGGCATTGCCAGCGCCGAGCAGATCCTGCGTATCGGTTACCAGAAGTCCTCGACCCTGTTGACGCTGCTCAAGGCCCGAGGCGGCCTCGAGGACCGATTGCGCGCCCAAGGCATCCGCATTACATGGCATGAATTTCCCAGTGGGCTGCCCCTGTTGGAAGCCCTGAACCTGGGCAATGTCGATGTGTCTGCCGATGTCGCCGACACCGTACCGGTATTCACCCAGGCCGCAGGCGCCAGGCTGACCTACTTCGCCCGCGAGACGCCGTCGCCGAAGGCTCAGGCGATACTGGTGCCATCGGATTCGCCGCTTCGCACCCTGGCCGATCTGAAGGGCAAGCGCGTGGCGGTGACCAAGGCCGCCGGCAGTCATTACCTGCTGATCCAGGCGCTGGCCAAGGCCGGCCTGACGTTCAAGGACATCACCCCGGCCTACCTGATCCCCGCCGACGGCCGCGCCGCTTTCGAGAACCACAAGGTCGACGCCTGGGTAACCTGGGATCCCTTCGTGGCCAGCGCCCAGCGGCAGCAGAACGCGCGCATCCTGGCCGATGGTGAAGGGCTTGCCAGCTACCAGCGTTACTACCTGGCGAGCAGCGACTATGCCCAAGCTCACCCTGAGGTCCTGCAACAGGTGTACCTCGCCTTACGCGAAACCGGCGAGTGGACCCAGGCCAATCCGGCAGCGGCGGCGCGCATCCTGGGGCCATTGTGGGGCAACCTGGATAGCACCACCGTGCTACAGGCCAATGCCCGGCGCAGCTACGACGTACAGCCGGTGAAACCGGAAAACCTGGAGGAGCAACAGCGCATCGCCGACGCGTTCCTGCATGAGGGGTTGTTGCCCAAGGCTGTCGATGCGAGGGACGTCAGCGTGTTCGTGCCGAGCACGCCTTGAACGTCGTTCAGTCGACAGCCCAATCACCCTGGCCTTGCCAGTCACTTGTGCACAATCGCCTGATGAATATCGCCCAGCGCCATGATGCGTTGGGCGGCATTGAGCTTGATGGCTTCCTTGGGCATGCCGAATACCACGCAGCTGGCTTCGTCCTGGGCGACGGTGGCGGCGCCGGCGTCGAGCATCTCTTTAAGACCGCGTGCACCGTCGTCGCCCATGCCGGTCATGATGATGCCGGTCGCGTTCTTGCCGGCGAAGCGGGCTACGGAGCGAAACAACACGTCGACCGACGGCCGATGGCGGTTCACCAGTGGGCCTTCGACCACCTGGGCGTGATAGTAGGCGCCGCTGCGGGTCACCATCAGGTGCTTGCCCCCCGGCGCGATCAGCGCCAGGCCGGGCAACACCCGGTCGTTGTTGCGCGCTTCACGCACTTCGATCTGGCAGAGGCTGTTGAGCCTTTCGGCAAAGGACGCGGTGAATTTCTCCGGCATGTGCTGCACGATCACCAGGCCCGGGCACACCCTCGGTAGCGCGGTGAGCACCGTTTCCAGTGCCTGAGTGCCACCGGTGGACGTGCCGATGGCGACGATGCGTTCGGTGGTCTGTGCCATGGCCTGGCCGCCCGCGGCGGGCAGGATAGCGTCCGCGCTGAGCTTGCTCGCGGGCGCAGCCATCGGCGCAGGGCGCACCACACGCTTGCCCAGGTTCTTGACATTGGAGTGCGCCGCTGCCCGTATCGCCCCAACCAACTCAGCGGCGGACTCCATCAGAAAGCTCTTCAGCCCCGTGGTGGGTTTGGTGATGATCTCCACCGCGCCGGCCGAGAGCGCCTGCAAGGAGGTTTCCGCGCCTTTTTGCGTCAGTGACGAGCAGATCACCACCGGCGTGGGCCGCTCGCTCATGATTTTCCTGAGAAAGGTGA
Proteins encoded in this region:
- a CDS encoding LLM class flavin-dependent oxidoreductase; protein product: MSLEFIGLIGPQESSESQAPRGPLVDLEFIKAFAQAQEYAGFDKALLAVNTSAPDSMILATYVAALTERIGLLVAHRPGFQAPTFAARQFATLDQLSRGRASINVITGGDSGDLQRDGDFLDKDARYARTDEYLEVLRNTWTQTAPFDHHGPHYRVQDNLTLVKPVASLPVYFSGASDAAVDVAAKHADVYMMWGEPLAQVRERIAQVRQAAARYGREQHIRFSLSLRPILGATEDQAWARAERILADARQRIGIRQGNRREKNFGKSNVGSERLVQLASQRTVHDTRLWTEIAALGGGAGNSTSLVGTPEQVAEAALAYYELGVSTFLFRGFEQLRDAVEYGQDLIPRIRDKVAQYEKGRSARRA
- a CDS encoding dipeptide ABC transporter ATP-binding protein, whose protein sequence is MSTQALIDVHELDISYTVAGQRTHAVRRLSFSLDQGETLAIVGESGCGKSTLANALLGLLPGTASIDHGQLRIDGIDRAQARERTWQQLRGRAIGLVPQDPMVSLNPTLRIGRQIAEALLLARGRRYPGLEADVLALLTQVGLDEPSVRARQYPHELSGGMRQRVLIAIALAGEPRLIIADEPTSALDVTVQRRILDHLQQLVAERGISLLIITHDLGMACDRADRLLVMRQGQCVEQGTPRQILWGAQQPYTRSLLDAALAFVPRHRPQQVTSQRPMLRLDAVGKRFALPGQDTPFTALHGLSLEVHAGQTLAIVGESGSGKSTALRIALGLERPDQGRVEWFGQDVSDYSWRQLRPLRRRIQLVQQNPFAALDPRFTVFDSLVEPLVSFGLLKGQALELKARELIARVHLPVAFLDRLPRELSGGQRQRVAIARALALKPEVLLLDEPVSALDVSVQAQILALLDELQRDLGMAYVLVSHDLAVVASVADQVLVLQRGHVVEQGPAAQVFSRPSSDYTRALIEAIPGHSRSVLPVAV
- a CDS encoding ABC transporter permease, with translation MTIDLSHPRLDARHTVGSDRTCHLWKRRTRLQRTRQAMIALLRRPSVSLALLIVLFALLAALVPQWLSSFDPYATSPADKLSAPSLVHWFGTDELGRDLYARVIYGARLSVLAALLAVTIALVGGLGLGALAGFAGARLDAALMRLIDVLLALPGLLLALAIVTAIGFGTVPVAIAVGIGIVPGFARTTRAEVLRIKTLPYVEAARLGGASWLRTLLRHVLPNAWGPVAVLATLDFGAAILATAGLSFLGFGAAPPAAEWGTLIANGRHFLITAPWVSLLPGLFVVVVVFSLNHLARSAEEHAR
- a CDS encoding ABC transporter permease, producing the protein MTRYLIGRIGQALLVLWGAYTATYFILYLLPGDTLAIMLSASGMEADGLSPQDLAKARAYYGLDKGVFAQYADLLWRAVHGDLGQSLSLGRPVSGLLAERLPQTLALAGSAIVLSLVAGIGLAYLTAYVQYRPLKTALARLPSLGFSIPVFWMGLLLIQVFAFALDWFPATGSQGFASLVLPAITLAIPSAALYAQVLQRGFQGVWQQPYIVTAFAKGLSRAQVQARHGLRNAALPLLTLVGLQVGNTVSGAVLVETIYSRNGVGRLAQEAVLRQDIPVVLAIVAVAAAAFVAVNLIVDLLYPWLDPRISPTAKVS
- a CDS encoding ABC transporter substrate-binding protein, translating into MPSFLRLLASSALAMTLAACSPTDDSAVSKTLSIAFWGDNTTLVSLDPFQVYWLEHRVLLRNVAESLTDQDPQTGRIIPWLAKRWEISSDALKYTFHLRQDVSFSNGERFDAQAVKTAFDSNKAFAAQLPATFGATYLAGYDHAEVIDDFTVRLTLARPNAGFLQATSTTNLSILAPASYRLSAQQRSSGKIIGTGPFILEQYTPEVGARLVRRADYAWPSANARNPGPAYMEAVQISYIPEESVRNGLFLQGKVDILWPRNPFSEVDLTLLKSKGATIQSRSLPGPALNLYPNTRNGRLLGDRQVRLAVQKAIDRTGYAHTVFNARFPVVSGVYDVTTPYFKPQSDKLAHDPRGAEQLLESAGWHTGPDGYRYKNGQRLTLRYNLTPAESAGDVLVQDQLRKVGIDLKLNVLTRAEWVAGNASGNYDLTSTYMTRADPIILQTILDPRAANSATLATNLYEPTVLTQAQTLFDNGMTATQDAQRAHAYGQLQDLLIDQASAFPLYERVWQAATAPRIKDFRWTAEGFALLGDIQVGQP
- a CDS encoding class II aldolase/adducin family protein, encoding MSSLSAVSARLEPVRDRVSAQEWEVRVKLAAAYRLAALFRWTDHIYTHFSARVPGPHEHFLINPFGLLFDEITASNLVKVDVDGTLIDDPSGLGINQAGYVIHSAIHRARPDLAAVLHTHTRDGAAVSAQRDGLLPISQHALAYYSRVAYHDYEGVALDLDEQQRLVANLGHSNILILRNHGLLTGGISVEHAFRELHGLERACAIQIAAQAGGNDQLLHASPAAIAKVHEQSKRFSDGKGESIQRHWDALIRQLDREGLDYQD
- a CDS encoding acyl-CoA dehydrogenase family protein; its protein translation is MSHPSDSVLAELTQALAANAERYDRSARFPEDNIALLQRHGLLALTVPRTLGGAGADLACARRVISAVAQGDPATALILVMQYLQHARLQDDRRWPRHLRERVAREAVQQGALINALRVEPEQGTPARGGLPATVARRTAEGWRLNGGKIYSTGSHGLSWLLVWARSDDADPLVGGFLVHRDSPGITILDDWDHLGMRATCSHQVRFDEVLIPLDHAVSVSPASAPKTELDGQGLLWMAVLLPTVYDGVARAARDWLANFFTQRIPSHLGAPLASLPRFQDVLGRIDTLLFASHTLLESAAAGQVDQAHAGQLKHLVSSNAINAVELAIEAAGNPGLSRRNALERHYRDVLCSRIHTPQDDTVFGQVGRAALMPEPP
- a CDS encoding LysR family transcriptional regulator, with the protein product MKIDDMDAFVAVIRCQSTNLAAEALQITQPAITRRVQNFEQDLGASLLDRTTKPLKPTPMGLRVYAQCKAILREIDSLRELVASDGAPSGTLRLGIPQTLGDVVLLDALGRIREAYPQLRTQVTSGWGSSLIARMENGELDAAAALFPPGKIFPEGIASRSIARMPLKVVEAKSNAAKRNCKLRDCYARGWVLNPDGCGFRAGLQRALSELGLNLKINLETFGTELQLGLVASGQGLGLVPEPLLRMSSHRDALDVLNITDFKPHVDLWLFHPRYLGSFQEPVELFGEVAGHRLADQ
- a CDS encoding ABC transporter substrate-binding protein, with the protein product MSIRSTLLALAVATLLASQAGAAERLTLRIGDQKGNMRAQLEAADALRDLPYDIHWAEFPAAAPLAEALNAGAIDAGIIGDAPLLFVLASGAPVKAIAVDKSDPYGTALLVLPEAPLHSVIDLKGKRIATGRGSIGHHLALKALDHAGLSEKDVAFRFLGPVDAKIALANGSVDAWSTWEPYTALAEVSGQGRVLVNGRGLSSGNSFLAATDHALGEASKRAALQDYLTRLADAQVWANQHLDSYSKTLAAIIGFPEQAARLQFERRKLRWQVIDAQTVAEQQDTADFYHAHGLMNQRLDVTPTFATGFTLAERATSTAQP